One genomic region from Triplophysa dalaica isolate WHDGS20190420 chromosome 23, ASM1584641v1, whole genome shotgun sequence encodes:
- the LOC130413469 gene encoding uncharacterized protein LOC130413469 has product MSNTVLLLLLICSAISVDPAVGFHGGSMTFSPENRYPDGTVEMHFYYRESGRGPCDPKYSWRCESEDCGHLISAEPQLTYQDRLDQSSWCQTERHMITNVTSNDVFILGGGSCCWANNVNDIRELTLHTHVDARQRSDTRTPNRSPVSAAIPNMRVPQNCFETLQLLAYDPDGDQVRCKCPSCNQHPNIYVDEGLCALKRNGLLGVGLHVFQLILEDYSVSNITLTNGKGISTLKSAFNRTTSSDATPLSQVPLQFAVEILPPVESCVPGVTSPIFLTPTPLHGDVQHAAVGKIHVINLRAQSSGRRINDFQVSAPWNMSKSLQNESDGVTVATLTWTPQVKDLHRHVPVCFSAETLYSQSKMRCIVVIVAKSEVLSGEAEILCEDNSISIAVQKNSMKGIDQNWLKLRDPTCSLTSNETHILGTMSLNTCGTTIEESGDFLVFKNEINSFENPTEVITRRSQVKISFSCQYPRVSSVSNHYKNLKSDYIFTESSFGTFGYSFDIFTDQNFTRQVDSSLHAMEVNVMDVLYVGIEAHSALPDVRLFVESCRATPDDNPYSVLFYDIIKNGCVLDDTVNVFSGDVREFKFGIKAFKFTGDYSEVYISCSVILCAEASVNSRCAQGCLEETALRRKRDVTQETATHYITQGPFRVLRHNQHAEAASGNEDSLHISVSTGVFAGLFILCLMTLVGLLVYYAKKARAQDSMYLLSSF; this is encoded by the exons atgtCAAACACTGTGCTGCTTTTGCTGCTGATCTGCTCGGCCATCTCTGTTGATCCAGCCGTGGGTTTCCATGGGGGGTCTATGACTTTTTCACCTGAAAACAGATATCCAGATGGAACAGTGGAG ATGCATTTTTACTACAGAGAGTCGGGCAGAGGCCCGTGTGATCCAAAGTACTCATGGCGATGTGAATCTGAAGATTGTGGACATCTCATATCTGCAGAACCTCAGCTGACATATCAGGACCGCTTAGATCAAAGTTCATGGTGCCAGACAGAGCGTCACATGATCACTAATGTCACAAGTAATGACGTCTTTATTCTGGG tGGTGGGAGTTGCTGCTGGGCAAATAATGTCAATGATATCCGTGAATTGACACTTCACACACATGTTGACGCAAGACAACGTTCAGACACTCGCACTCCAAACAGATCTCCAGTTTCAGCAGCAATCCCAAACATGAG gGTTCCACAGAACTGCTTCGAGACTCTTCAACTGCTGGCATATGACCCTGACGGAGATCAAGTGAGATGCAAGTGTCCATCTTGTAATCAACATCCAAACATATATGTTGACGAG GGGTTGTGCGCTCTGAAGAGAAACGGTTTGTTGGGTGTGGGACTGCATGTGTTTCAACTCATTCTGGAAGATTATTCTGTTTCAAACATCACTCTGACGAATGGAAAAGGGATTTCCACACTCAAAAGTGCTTTTAACAGGACCACAAGCAGTGATGCAACTCCTCTCAGTCAAGTGCCACTGCAGTTTGCTGTTGAAA TTCTTCCTCCAGTTGAGAGCTGTGTTCCAGGAGTCACCAGTCCAATATTCTTGACACCCACTCCATTACATGGAGATGTGCAGCACGCAGCTGTGGGAAAGATTCATGTCATCAACCTCCGTGCCCAAAGCTCAGGCCGCAG GATTAATGATTTTCAGGTGAGTGCTCCGTGGAATATGTCAAAGTCCTTACAGAATGAAAGTGATGGGGTTACTGTGGCAACACTGACCTGGACCCCGCAGGTAAAAGACCTCCATCGTCACGTACCCGTGTGTTTCTCTGCCGAGACACTTTACAG CCAGTCAAAGATGAGATGCATTGTGGTAATTGTGGCAAAATCAGAGGTTCTCTcag GTGAAGCTGAGATCCTTTGTGAAGATAATAGTATCAGCATTGCAGTACAAAAAAACTCCATGAAGGGGATTGACCAGAACTGGCTCAAACTGAGAGACCCCACATGTTCTCTTACCTCCAATGAAACTCATATTCTAGGCACCATGTCCCTCAATACATGCGGCACTACAATTGAG GAATCCGGAGATTTCCTGGTCTTCAAAAATGAGATCAATTCTTTTGAGAACCCCACTGAAGTAATAACCAGACGCAGTCAAGTTAAGATCAGCTTCTCTTGTCAGTATCCCAGAGTGTCCAGTGTCTCAAACCACTACAAGAACCTTAAGTCGGACTACATCTTTACTGAATCCAGCTTTGGCACTTTCGGTTACTCGTTTGACATTTTTACTGACCAAAACTTCACTAGACAAGTGGATTCCAGCCTGCATGCGATGGAGGTGAATGTGATGGATGTGCTCTACGTGGGCATTGAAGCCCATTCTGCTCTTCCAGATGTCAGACTCTTCGTTGAGTCTTGCAGAGCAACACCAGATGACAACCCATATAGTGTTCtcttttatgacatcatcaaaaatGG ATGTGTCTTGGATGATACAGTCAATGTCTTTTCTGGTGATGTAAGAGAGTTTAAATTTGGGATCAAAGCTTTTAAGTTCACAGGAGACTACAGTGAG GTGTACATTAGCTGTTCTGTAATTCTGTGCGCTGAAGCAAGTGTGAACTCCAGATGTGCCCAAGGCTGCCTCGAAGAAACCGCACTCAGACGCAAAAGAGATGTGACGCAAGAAACTGCCACACATTACATCACTCAGGGTCCCTTCCGTGTGTTGAGACACAATCAGCATGCTGAAGCAG CTTCAGGAAATGAAGATTCTCTCCACATCAGTGTAAGCACCGGTGTCTTTGCTGGACTCTTCATCCTCTGTCTTATGACGCTGGTGGGACTGTTGGTGTattatgcaaaaaaagcaaGAGCACAAGACAGCATGTATCTGTTATCCAGCTTCTGA
- the LOC130413546 gene encoding CUB and zona pellucida-like domain-containing protein 1 produces MEDYPTKNISLGYSNNSTALRVPFSNSPSIQPLSKIPLQFSLEVEAPAPSCVEGDYMPRFIHPTPAHGEHLAARVNQELEIRIKATAIYTSIVDVVISGPLNSTKEVTTSGEYVINWTPNPDNLGQHFPFCFIAEAAQNASRTYQSEMRCVIVVVGRAGPKADVVCTKDRMSVTVERANISGIHSNHLRLNDPSCPVTSNDTHVFANFSLNACGTQMEETDEHLIFKNEIVTYDNAKDIITRRHEVEIEVMCKFHKQSSITGKFDAHRPSINITERGFGTFCYQFEFYESGFTTRKSPTSYPLEYEVAETIYMQISPVNLVKNTELFLESCSAKPHDNPSYPISYPIIANGCKLDSTVKFLSSRQSSVKFSMEAFKFIGQFDQVFITCSIIICEANNPYTRCAQGCTNGSVPLPSSHVHKREAPMQTASHFISQGPLRLRRSSSLTEFASQSLNLNLVFVAGCLLAVVGMVCGVMVYKSRTSKINYQLLKSDEI; encoded by the exons ATGGAAGATTATCCTACAAAGAACATTAGTTTGGGATATTCCAATAATTCCACAGCGCTCAGAGTGCCTTTTTCCAACAGTCCTTCCATTCAACCATTGAGCAAAATCCCTCTCCAGTTTTCTTTGGAAG TGGAGGCTCCAGCACCATCTTGCGTTGAGGGCGATTACATGCCTCGATTCATCCACCCAACACCTGCACACGGGGAACACCTGGCGGCTCGCGTTAACCAAGAGCTGGAGATCAGAATAAAGGCTACTGCCATCTATACAAG TATCGTTGATGTGGTCATTAGTGGACCTCTGAACAGCACAAAGGAGGTCACCACCTCTGGAGAGTATGTGATCAACTGGACACCAAATCCAGACAACCTTGGCCAACATTTCCCATTTTGCTTCATTGCAGAAGCTGCCCAGAATGC GTCCAGAACATACCAATCTGAGATGAGATGTGTCATTGTTGTGGTTGGTCGTGCAG GTCCAAAAGCTGATGTTGTATGCACTAAGGATCGAATGTCAGTGACAGTAGAACGAGCCAATATTTCTGGTATCCATAGCAATCACCTGCGGCTCAACGATCCTTCCTGTCCCGTTACTTCCAATGACACCCATGTTTTCGCCAATTTCTCCTTGAACGCCTGTGGGACTCAGATGGAA GAGACAGATGAACATCTAATTTTCAAGAATGAAATTGTCACATATGATAATGCAAAAGATATCATAACCAGGAGACACGAGGTGGAAATCGAAGTCATGTGCAAGTTCCACAAGCAGAGCAGTATAACGGGAAAATTTGACGCTCACAGGCCGTCCATCAACATCACAGAGAGGGGCTTCGGCACATTCTGCTATCAGTTTGAGTTTTATGAATCTGGTTTCACCACCAGAAAAAGTCCAACCTCTTACCCACTGGAGTACGAAGTGGCAGAGACCATCTACATGCAGATTTCACCCGTCAATTTGGTGAAAAATACAGAATTGTTCCTGGAGTCCTGTTCAGCAAAACCCCACGATAATCCCAGTTATCCCATCTCTTACCCCATCATTGCAAATGG ATGCAAGCTTGATAGCACTGTTAAGTTCCTCTCCAGTCGTCAGTCCAGTGTCAAGTTCAGTATGGAAGCCTTCAAGTTCATTGGACAGTTTGACCAG GTATTCATCACCTGTTCAATCATCATTTGTGAAGCCAACAACCCCTACACCCGCTGTGCTCAGGGCTGCACCAATGGCTCAGTACCTCTTCCATCCTCTCACGTGCACAAAAGAGAAGCTCCAATGCAGACCGCAAGTCACTTCATCTCTCAGGGTCCTCTGAGACTCAGGAGGAGTTCATCTCTTACTG AGTTCGCAAGCCAAAGCCTGAATCTGAATCTGGTGTTCGTCGCCGGATGTCTTCTCGCTGTAGTTGGCATGGTGtgtggagtgatggtctacaaaTCTAGGACTTCAAAGATCAACTATCAGCTTTTGAAATCAGATGAGATTTGA